In the genome of Amblyraja radiata isolate CabotCenter1 chromosome 48, sAmbRad1.1.pri, whole genome shotgun sequence, one region contains:
- the LOC116968956 gene encoding uncharacterized protein LOC116968956: MAAKIEAERLNYFRLNQASLRSTTYKGLMDALNDNHDLENIGRRIILSSTFVGGPRYMMERCQDAMMHVRKYGNASFFITMTCNPNWSEIRPSLFDSQEPCDRPDLIASVFDLKMKIFIKYVTGPNGLFGNCIAFVSTVEYQKRGLPHLQCLLWLDEATKPTPNDFDTFVQVEIPDPQVVPELCELVLKHMIHGPFCNHASPCWKKGTCNCNKSVKGERDGEPNRKVGHCVKQGGVNITQADGPHKYYNEQSESVAISGQR, translated from the exons ATGGCAGCCAAGATTGAGGCGGAGAGATTGAATTATTTTCGCCTGAATCAAGCATCGTTGAGATCGACAACTTATAAAGGCCTTATGGATGCATTAAACGACAATCATGATTTGGAAAACATCGGAaggcgcatcatcctctcttcGACATTTGTCGGTGGACCGAGATACATGATGGAACGATGCCAGGACGCCATGATGCACGTTCGGAAGTATGGCAATGCTTCATTCTTCATTACCATGACTTGCAATCCGAACTGGAGCGAGATCCGACCGTCCCTCTTTGACAGTCAGGAGCCGTGTGATAGACCAGACTTGATCGCAAGTGTTTTTGATCTGAAAATGAAGATATTCATCAAGTACGTcactggaccaaatggcctctttgGCAACTGTATAGCTTTTGTCTCCACtgtggaatatcagaagagaggcctgcctcatttGCAGTGTCTGCTGTGGCTTGATGAAGCAACTAAGCCAACACCAAATGATTTTGACACATTTGTGCAAGTTGAAATACCAGACCCGCAAGTGGTTCCTGAGCTGTGTgaattggtactcaagcacatgattCACGGACCGTTCTGCAACCACGCCTCTCCATGTTGGAAGAAAGGAACATGCA ATTGCAACAAATCGGTCAAAGGTGAAAGAGACGGTGAACCAAACAGAAAAGTCGGTCACTGCGTAAAGCAGGGCGGCGTGAATATTACACAGGCGGATGGACCTCACAAATATTATAATGAGCAATCGGAATCTGTCGCAATATCAGGTCAaagataa